Proteins from a genomic interval of Neodiprion lecontei isolate iyNeoLeco1 chromosome 2, iyNeoLeco1.1, whole genome shotgun sequence:
- the LOC107216822 gene encoding unconventional myosin-XVIIIa isoform X3, translating to MASAKSVCIPKSTNGVGLQKFYNNPNWSPSGPQRLAKARSTSNIAKQISLAVTNSQTQRQDKNGVGNTASKRHSINGPPNNRSSPAGAVTNKSARCSTSSTKSAAPNVTVIQISGSDTGLATNNSAGNPVPAVRSNVSGKPRPSLSRLSRSSLSLSPMKSEPKNKTNKKEKENSCTILEDRALLKKGLLPKKPDALQRKGLNRSTSLWNVPVDSTQQQNTPSKNRHSIHEGNKSNAIGSAGKNENRGILNRTTSLWSVPCAAGSGKMSRAKSVSGLRPSRIPLFTQHLSTPTAANCSLVDLSRVDRNAEVSTSKKVEDCDELDRSVDEHIYQNCQDAAVKRVDPIYQNCRTNLPIPTKNLPIYENLKGQGASLERFDSLKEQTPNDKNVPAKKELLRTKSVPLEVHDSVDLEKRVKQLMAELDEDNDNKSSKSVKRDLKIDLETCRANLAKSKQVLSRSRDNLNRSREELARSKENLSRSQETLERSRGFAKSHESLLRRGEPETNIQEIRRNWENQIKKSQEKSESPMTKNKPSPKPRINTNTVNLSKKPPPVPVATDALLEAKRVNGAKRVKDIEHLVNFFNCKNTTEVVQQSPGAKDIIVPNEWNKEGSVAASPAADENNKDMSKKDKNGYMSDDNCSEDSGHMSNENDAEWKDRNEELKKFNKSEDFLKGIIQDLDTSLERTIEVFNATPIVQRFIPTAEKKSARKSLSISSGASSIESWEDAKLQSPRSSSESESWKTAATKKMSPASPIIPLAERQQVTIKTTRYRTQIFFRSGALEQLESQRDEKLTGHVILLQARCRGYLARRKLNTLKLQDMAVRCIQRNVRKLMSVREWPWWRLYVKVAPLLNVHRTEDQLKARTEELEVLRAKVERLEQERNHLKHDNDKLENKLSEITADFAEEHSTSTLAAERIDAETSERLRLERELQDVTQENKNLQQTTERLEMELLYARAADLNGVASDGEDGDEGGVYKQRYEHAVRELEFTKRKMAQQHEDDLEQLVGLKKQLEKKLADAYEEVEEQRQVVGQWKRRVQKLNGEMHDLRLLLEEQTARNNLLEKKQRKFDSETQNLMDDLRQEKTLRERITREKELAIAEKFTIEQNLSDARLEIELKEERLHSLTQELEDLTFGGKTEEEVAQLKKAKHELEKKTKDQEEELDDFAGQVQLLEQAKLRLEMSIEQQRKEMRKEMQQRDEELEEVRGNAHKKLKALEAQLETEHEERTILLREKHDLERRLVAFEEQDRTDRATDAENMQRLKRDLKRTRALLRDAQTMLERTKGDSAGKAALRQLKNQLEDAECARAVAIKAKQALELELNETQAALEEASRLRSEADERANVASRERAELRSQLEENEEELAEVLKKYRAVVQQVSAEQAQLQDSQAQVVALEAERSSLKDQLTELSQRLESVEQLGDPTANSLATRRLEFRTKELESKLELEQTTRARLETQIARLKENVDKLQTEAALLRTKEQTAQDAARRLQRSLRESRDEASSAVAREHETMRARRDLEKTLEAAEAETKVARDDLRLALQRIDDLQSAIQGELDLDCSEEATTDNSDSD from the exons ATGGCTTCGGCGAAGAGCGTTTGCATACCAAAGTCGACGAATGGTGTCGGTCTTCAGAAATTCTACAACAATCCAAATTGGTCTCCATCTGGACCTCAGCGTCTGGCTAAAGCCAGAAGCACGTCGAACATTGCGAAGCAGATTTCATTAGCCGTAACGAATTCGCAAACACAACGACAGGATAAAAATGGCGTTGGTAACACGGCGAGTAAGCGGCATAGTATCAACGGGCCTCCGAACAATAGATCATCACCTGCAGGTGCCGTTACAAACAAAAGTGCGCGTTGCTCGACTTCATCGACGAAGTCGGCCGCGCCAAACGTGACCGTGATACAAATATCGGGAAGCGACACCGGTTTGGCAACAAACAATTCAGCCGGTAATCCAGTTCCGGCGGTACGCTCAAACGTATCTGGAAAACCGCGTCCAAGTCTGAGCAGACTGAGTCGAAGCAGCCTGTCCCTGAGCCCGATGAAGAGCGAGCCGAAAAATAAGACCAAcaaaaaagagaaggaaaattcGTGCACCATACTGGAGGACAGAGCACTTTTGAAGAAAGGTTTACTTCCGAAAAAGCCGGACGCGCTTCAAAGAAAAGGTCTCAACCGATCCACCAGCCTGTGGAACGTTCCTGTAGACTCTACACAGCAGCAAAATACACCTTCGAAAAACAGACATAGCATCCATGAAGGAAACAAAAGCAATGCAATTGGAAGTGCtgggaaaaacgaaaacaggGGAATCCTGAATCGCACCACCAGCCTGTGGAGCGTTCCGTGCGCCGCTGGCTCGGGGAAAATGTCCAGAGCGAAATCCGTGTCGGGACTGCGACCCAGCCGAATACCACTATTCACGCAACATCTTAGCACACCAACTGCGGCCAATTGTTCTCTGGTCGATCTATCGCGAGTAGATCGTAACGCAGAGGTCAGTACATCCAAGAAGGTCGAAGACTGCGACGAGCTGGACCGATCCGTTGACGAGCACATTTACCAGAACTGTCAAGATGCCGCGGTCAAGCGAGTCGACCCAATTTATCAGAACTGCCGGACGAACTTGCCAATCCCAACGAAAAATTTACCCATTTACGAAAATCTCAAGGGCCAAGGTGCGTCGTTGGAGAGGTTCGACAGTCTCAAGGAGCAAACTCCGAACGACAAAAATGTCCCGGCGAAGAAGGAACTGCTGCGCACCAAATCCGTACCGTTAGAGGTTCACGATTCCGTGGACCTGGAAAAACGTGTCAAACAGTTGATGGCTGAGCTAGACGAGGACAATGATAACAAAAGCTCGAAAAGCGTCAAGAGAGATTTGAAGATAGACCTAGAAACTTGCCGGGCGAATCTTGCTAAGAGTAAGCAGGTCCTCTCGCGAAGTCGTGATAACTTGAACAGAAGCAGAGAAGAGCTTGCACGGAGCAAGGAGAATTTGTCTCGTAGTCAAGAAACATTGGAGAGAAGCCGTGGTTTCGCGAAAAGTCACGAGAGTCTTCTTCGTCGTGGCGAGCCAGAGACAAACATCCAGGAAATACGCCGGAACTGGGAGAACCAGATTAAAAAGTCACAAGAAAAGTCGGAATCTCCGATGACAAAAAACAAACCGTCACCGAAACCAAGAATCAACACGAACACCGTGAACTTGTCGAAGAAACCACCTCCGGTACCCGTGGCAACGGATGCGCTCCTTGAAGCGAAGAGAGTAAATGGCGCGAAGAGGGTGAAGGACATCGAGCACCTCGTAAACTTCTTCAACTGTAAAAATACCACTGAAGTTGTTCAGCAGTCACCTGGGGCAAAGGATATCATTGTTCCCAACGAATGGAATAAAGAAGGGTCTGTGGCAGCTAGCCCAGCCGCTGATGAGAACAACAAGGACATGTCGAAGAAGGACAAAAACGGATACATGTCCGACGACAATTGTTCCGAAGACAGCGGCCACATGAGCAACGAGAACGACGCGGAGTGGAAGGACCGCAACgaagaattgaagaaattcaacAAGAGCGAAGATTTCTTAAAGGGTATTATCCAGGACCTAGACACCAGCCTCGAAAGAACCATCGAGGTTTTTAACGCCACCCCGATAGTACAGCGCTTCATTCCCACCGCGGAAAAGAAATCGGCTAGAAAAAGTTTGTCCATATCCAGCggggctagcagcatcgaaaGCTGGGAAGATGCAAAGTTGCAAAGCCCAAGGAGCTCCAGCGAGAGCGAAAGCTGGAAGACTGCGGCTACGAAAAAGATGTCGCCTGCCTCGCCGATTATACCGTTGGCCGAAAGACAACAGGTCACCATTAAAACTACACGCTACCGTACTCAG ATATTTTTCCGCTCTGGAGCGTTGGAACAACTCGAGTCTCAGAGGGATGAGAAGTTAACCGGTCACGTAATTTTGCTGCAAGCAAGATGCCGCGGATATCTTGCACGTCGTAAGCTCAACACCTTGAAG TTGCAAGACATGGCAGTGCGGTGTATACAAAGAAACGTGAGGAAGTTGATGTCTGTACGAGAATGGCCCTGGTGGCGTCTCTACGTTAAAGTAGCACCACTCCTCAATGTTCACCGCACCGAAGATCAGCTCAAGGCAAGAACG GAAGAACTCGAGGTACTGAGGGCCAAGGTTGAAAGGCTGGAACAAGAGCGAAATCACCTGAAGCACGACAACGACAAATTGGAAAATAAG TTGAGCGAAATCACCGCTGACTTCGCCGAGGAACACTCGACCTCGACCCTTGCTGCCGAACGAATCGACGCCGAGACATCGGAGCGTCTCAGGCTGGAACGTGAGCTCCAGGATGTTACCCAGGAGAATAAAAACCTCCAGCAGACAACCGAGCGACTGGAAATGGAACTGTTGTACGCAAGAGCTGCCGATCTTAACGGGGTTGCATCCGACGGTGAGGACGGCGACGAAGGAGGTGTCTACAAGCAGAGGTACGAACATGCCGTCAGGGAACTTGAATTTACCAAGCGGAAGATGGCTCAGCAACACGAAGACGATCTCGAGCAGCTGGTTGGCCTCAAGAAACAACTCGAGAAGAAG TTGGCGGATGCCTACGAAGAGGTTGAGGAACAACGACAGGTCGTTGGTCAATGGAAACGCCGAGTGCAAAAGCTGAACGGAGAAATGCACGACTTGCGTTTGCTGCTCGAGGAACAAACGGCGAGAAATAATCTTTTGGAAAAGAAACAACGCAA ATTTGATTCTGAGACACAAAATCTGATGGATGATCTCAGACAAGAGAAAACACTACGAGAACGAATTACCAGGGAAAAAGAACTGGCGATTGCTGAGAAATTCACCATTGAACAAAACTTGAGT GACGCCAGGCTAGAGATTGAATTGAAAGAGGAACGACTGCACAGTCTTACACAGGAGTTGGAGGATCTGACTTTCGGCGGAAAGACCGAGGAGGAAGTTGCTCAGCTGAAAAAGGCGAAACACGAACTGGAAAAGAAGACTAAGGACCAAGAAGAGGAGTTGGACGACTTTGCTGGACAAGTACAACTTTTGGAACAAGCAAAACTGAGACTAGAAATGAGTATTGAACAGCAGAGAAAAGAAATGCGGAAGGAAATGCAGCAGAGAGATGAGGAGCTGGAAGAAGTGCGCGGCAATGCGCATAAAAAACTCAAAGCTCTCGAGGCACAACTGGAGACGGAACACGAAGAGCGGACTATTCTTCTTCGAGAAAAACACGACCTGGAACGTCGGTTGGTAGCTTTCGAAGAACAGGATAGAACAGACCGCGCTACAGACGCTGAAAACATGCAAAG ACTGAAGAGGGACCTGAAAAGGACAAGGGCGCTGCTACGTGACGCGCAGACCATGTTGGAACGAACCAAAGGCGATTCTGCTGGCAAGGCTGCGCTTCGACAGCTGAAAAATCAGCTGGAAGACGCTGAATGCGCTCGGGCGGTTGCCATCAAGGCAAAACAGGCGTTGGAACTTGAACTTAACGAAACCCAAGCTGCTCTTGAAGAAGCATCTCGCCTTCGCTCGGAAGCTGACGAGCGAGCTAATGTTGCCTCTAGGGAACGAGCGGAGTTACGCTCTCAGTTGGAGGAAAACGAGGAAGAACTGGCAGAG GTTCTGAAGAAGTATCGAGCAGTGGTGCAACAGGTTTCTGCCGAGCAGGCGCAACTCCAAGATTCTCAGGCGCAAGTGGTAGCCTTAGAAGCCGAAAGATCGTCACTCAAAGATCAACTAACTGAACTTTCGCAGCGTCTCGAGTCCGTGGAACAGCTTGGTGACCCAACAGCAAACAGCCTAGCAACTCGAAGGTTAGAGTTCCGCACAAAGGAGCTTGAAAGTAAGCTGGAGTTGGAGCAAACTACCAGAGCACGATTGGAG ACCCAGATCGCCAGACTAAAGGAAAACGTGGATAAACTGCAGACCGAAGCAGCTCTTCTACGCACGAAGGAACAAACGGCGCAGGACGCGGCGAGGAGGCTGCAACGCTCCCTCAGGGAATCCCGCGATGAGGCAAGTTCCGCCGTTGCCCGGGAACACGAGACCATGAGAGCTCGACGCGACCTTGAAAAGACTTTGGAGGCAGCCGAGGCTGAGACCAAAGTTGCCCGCGACGATTTGCGTCTGGCTCTTCAAAGGATCGACGACCTCCAAAGCGCAATTCAAGGTGAATTAGACCTTGACTGCAGCGAGGAGGCGACAACCGATAACAGCGACAG TGATTGA